The Deinococcus seoulensis genomic sequence GCGCCAGGGTGGCGTCAACCAGGACGCCGCCCTGGCGCTGGACCTCCCGCACGGCGGCCTGTACGCCGTGGCGGACGGCATGGGCGGTCACGCCGCCGGTGAGCTGGCCGCCAACCTCGCGCTGGACGCCCTGAGTCAGCAGTACCTCGACGGGCGCGGCACGCCGCCCGCGCGGCTGGCCGAGGCGGTGCAGTCCGCGAACGTGGCCGTGCTGCGCCACGCGGTCGGCGAGTACGTCGGGATGGGCACCACGCTGCTGGCCGCGCTGATCGACCGGGGCGCGGCGTTGATCGCGCACGTGGGCGACTCGCGGGCGTACCTGCTGCGCGGCGGCGAACTGCACCGCCTGACCGAGGATCACTCCTGGGTGGCCGAGCAGGTCCGGCTGGGCCACATGACCGAGGCCGAGGCCCGCGACCACCAGTGGCGCAGCGTGGTCAGCAACGCCCTGGGCGGCGAGGAACGCGTGCGGCTGGAGATGTTCGGCCTGCCGCTGCGCAGCGGGGACCGGCTGCTGCTGTGCAGTGACGGCCTGAGCAGCGTCGTGACCGATCAGGAACTGCTGCTGCTGCTCGCGCGTCCGCTGGAACCCGAGGCGACCGCGCGGGTGCTCGTGAACGCCGCGAACGACGGGGGCGGCCCGGACAACATCACGGCGCTGATCATCGACGTGCAGCGCGAGGGTCGCCTGCCCA encodes the following:
- a CDS encoding PP2C family protein-serine/threonine phosphatase, translating into MRASATPSLTSGLLTDVGRQRQGGVNQDAALALDLPHGGLYAVADGMGGHAAGELAANLALDALSQQYLDGRGTPPARLAEAVQSANVAVLRHAVGEYVGMGTTLLAALIDRGAALIAHVGDSRAYLLRGGELHRLTEDHSWVAEQVRLGHMTEAEARDHQWRSVVSNALGGEERVRLEMFGLPLRSGDRLLLCSDGLSSVVTDQELLLLLARPLEPEATARVLVNAANDGGGPDNITALIIDVQREGRLPTYPLPLRREDGPVYVDVLLSTQRGSSLLTYLLLMIAYFTLLGIMLVPERRVLIGLIGTAALVGLLLWQRTRATQRASSILKHPSAALNLPSQPEQSLSGTRP